The Balneola vulgaris DSM 17893 DNA window TGTATCCGACTTTGGAGGGATCAAAGAAGAGTTCAAGAATGAGCTACAAGCAAAGCACATTTCATTTGAGGAACATGGTCATACCGAGAAGGCTTCAGAAGGCGAGTTTATGGTATTGAGCCCAGGCGTTCCAACCGAAGCGCCTATCGTTCAGTCTTACTTGAATGAAGGCAAAAAAGTGTATTCAGAAATTGAAGTGGCCAGTTGGTTTACAAACGACCGTGTAGTTGCTATTACAGGAAGTAATGGCAAAACAACGGTTACAAACTGGATTGGACATACTTGGAAGCAAACGACTAAGAATTTTACTGTAGGTGGTAACATCGGAACGGCCTTTTCGGAAGTTGCAGATCAAGTAATGGATAACCGAGATGTGATTTTAGAAATCAGCAGTTTTCAATTAGACCATATACACTCATTCCACCCAAATATCAGTGTGATACTCAATATTACACCAGATCACTTAGATCGATATGGGAATGATTTCGATTCCTATGCCGCTGCCAAATTCAGAATAACAGAATATCAAAATACGGATGACTGGTTCATTTTTAATTACGATGACCCAACCATCAAAGCGTTTGTGGAGAAACTGCAAGATTCGAACAAGCATCCAAAGTTATGGAGCTTTTCAAATCAGCAAGAAGTGCCTGAAGGCGCCTTTGTTCGCAATAACGATATCATCTTCAAATTCAATAACAAGGAAGAAACACTCATGCCGGTTAATGAAGTAGGATTAAATGGAAGACACAATCTCAATAATGGCTTAGCCACTGCCCTAGCAGCACGTGCGGCTGAAATTAAAAATGATGCGATTCGTGAAAGCCTTCGCTCATTTATGGGTGTGGAGCATCGTTTAGAAAACGTACGTGTTTTAGATGGTGTGAAGTACATAAATGATAGCAAAGCCACTAATGTAAATGCTGTTTGGTTTGCCCTTGATAGCATCCATGTGCCCATGACGTTAATTATTGGTGGGCGCGACAAAGGCAACGACTACACTGAGATTGTAGACCTCATTAAAGAAAAGGTTCACACTATTATAGCTATTGGTGAATCCCAAAATCGCATTGAAGAGCAACTAGGCCAAGCAGCACCCATTTTCAAGAAAGCCAACGATATGGCCGAAGCCGTGCGAATGGCTCGAAAAGGAGCTAAAAAAGGCGAAGTAGTGCTTTTAAGTCCCGCGTGTTCATCCTTCGATATGTTTGATGATTACGAACACCGAGGTCGAGTTTTTAAAGACGAAGTACATAAGCTTTAATGATATACACGAGTCCGCATAGCAACCTTTCGAATATCTTAGGCACCAGCCCTGAAGATATCGATACCCGTACGCAAGGCAGCGACCGCTATCTTTTGATGGCTATTGTTGCGCTGATGATGTTCGGGGTGCTAGCGGTGTACTCATCCATTGCTTACTTCGCAGAATCAAAATCAACAACTGCATTTTCACTTGTTACAGAACACCTCTTCAAACTTGGTGTTTCCTTTATAGTGATGTTGATCGCTTCAAAAATAAACTATCACACCTTAGCTAAATTTAGTCGCTTAGGCATGGTTGTTAGCTGGGTGCTACTAATTGCTGTGCTACTATTCGGGGTGGAACAATTTGGAGCCAAAAGATGGTTGAATATCGGCGGGTTTACCTTCCAGCCATCCACTTTAGCAACGGTAGCTCTGCTTGTTCATATCTGTGTACTGTTATCAGAAAAGCAGGACTATATCAAAGATTTTGGGAAGAGCTTCCTCCCTATCATGTTTTGGATTGGTGTTACATGCGCACTAATTGGCGTACAAGATTTTAGTAGTGCAGGTTTACTATTTGGTATCTGCATGATTGTGATGTTCATCGGACGAGTGAATGTTATGCATTTAAGCACTCTTGTGATTATGGGTGTACTTGGTGCGGTGGTATTGCTCGGGCTTTCAGAAAATCGCCAAAATCGTATCGATGAATACGTTCGACAAATTAAAGACATTGAAAGCGCTGAAATTCTTCAAGGAGCAGGCTACCAAGCACAGCAAGCGCATATCGCTATAGCTCGAGGAGAACTTCTAGGAGTTGGGATTGGCAAGAGTACACAACGAGATTTCCTACCAGCTCCATATAATGATTTCATTTTTGCCATCATTGCTGAAGAATATGGCCTTTTAGGCGCCATGAGTTTAATACTGTTGTTCACCCTCATTTTATTCAGAGGTATAGCCATTATTGCTAAACGCGCTGAAGACACATTGGGATCGTTATTGGCCGTGGGTTGTACCCTCACATTAGTTTTATACGGTTATGTGAATGCAGGTGTAGCTAGTGGCTTATTGCCTGTAACCGGTTTACCCATGCCTTTTGTGAGCTATGGTGGAACCAATATGCTATTTGCAGGACTGATGGTCGGCATTTTGTTAAATATTTCGAAACACTATCAAGGACGGAGGGAAATTTATTATGGATAAGCCCCGCGTATTGATAGCAGCAGGTGGAACTGGCGGACATGTATACCCCGCCATCGCCATTGCCGATGCATTGAAAGCAGAAAACCCTGATACTGAGATTCTCTTTGTTGGTACCAAAAATCACATGGAATGGAAAGCCGTACCAAAGGCTGGATATGCTATCAAGAATGTTTGGATTAGTGGATTCCATCGCCGTTTAACAGCAAAGAATCTGTTATTCCCGCTAAAATTGGTAACCAGTATCCTACAAAGTTTTGGAATTATAAGCCGCTTCAAACCACAAGTTATGGTTTCGTGTGGTGGATATGTTGCAGGGCCTGCAGGTTGGGTAGCAGCTCAAAGAAGGGTATCTGTAGTGATTCAAGAGCAGAATAGTTTTCCAGGGGTTACCAATAGAATGTTAGCTAAATATGCCTCTAAGGTGTATACCGCATTTTCGGATGCTGCAAAGTATTTCCCAGGTGCGAATATCGTGGAGTCTGGAAACCCAACGCGTAACACACTGGTAACAGCCGACAGACAGGTAGGCTTAGAAGCTTTTGATTTTGAGTCAACCAAACCTGTACTCATGGTTATGGGTGGCAGTGGTGGTGCCAAGACTATCAACGAAGCTGTAAAAGAAAATTTAGAAGAGCTAAAAGATATCCAAGTGATATGGCAGTGTGGTAGCCGATATATCGATAGCTTGCTGGACGAAGTGGATCTAGAGAAATATTCCAATGTTCGCCTCACCGCTTTTATCGACAATATGCCTGAGGCCTATGCAGCTAGTGATTTAGTTGTGAGCCGTGCTGGAGCCAGCTCCTGTTCAGAGTTGATGATTACAGGCAAACCAAGTGTGTTAATCCCGTCTCCAAATGTTGCTGGAGATCACCAAACAATGAATGCCAAATCGATGGTAGATGCAGGAGCTTCTGAACTCATACTTGATAGAGAGGCAAAAGCTGCTTTACCCAACCTGGTAAATGATTTACTCAGAAACCAAGAACGATTAAGAGCTATGAATAAAGCTGCATTATCGCTTGCTAAGCCAAATGCCGCTGAACTCATTGCTAAAGATATTTTAGAACTAGCCAAAACCTCGCGTAACTGAACTGATGGAGAATAGAATACAAACACAGCCCGTATTTGGAAGAACCAAGCATATACACATGGTAGGTATAGGTGGTATTGGTATGAGCGGGATGGCTGAAATCTTATTACAAAGAGGTTACAAAGTAACAGGCTCGGATGGTGCGTCTAACGAAACAACCGATCGCTTGAAAGAACTTGGAGCTATTGTTCATCAAGGCCATGCCCCCGAAAATATTGAAGGAGCAGATGTAGTTGTATATACCAGTGCTGTAAATGCTCACGAAAACGAGGAAACTAAAGCGGCTATAGAGCAACGCATCCCTACCATTAAACGAGCTGAGATGTTAGCCGAATTAATGAAGATGAAGTTCGGGATTGGCGTAGCTGGAACGCATGGTAAAACTACCACTACTACTATGATTGGCCATGTTACTCAAGATGGTAACTAC harbors:
- the murD gene encoding UDP-N-acetylmuramoyl-L-alanine--D-glutamate ligase, with protein sequence MTVKDKHIVVIGAARSGIAAALLLKRQGASVFVSDFGGIKEEFKNELQAKHISFEEHGHTEKASEGEFMVLSPGVPTEAPIVQSYLNEGKKVYSEIEVASWFTNDRVVAITGSNGKTTVTNWIGHTWKQTTKNFTVGGNIGTAFSEVADQVMDNRDVILEISSFQLDHIHSFHPNISVILNITPDHLDRYGNDFDSYAAAKFRITEYQNTDDWFIFNYDDPTIKAFVEKLQDSNKHPKLWSFSNQQEVPEGAFVRNNDIIFKFNNKEETLMPVNEVGLNGRHNLNNGLATALAARAAEIKNDAIRESLRSFMGVEHRLENVRVLDGVKYINDSKATNVNAVWFALDSIHVPMTLIIGGRDKGNDYTEIVDLIKEKVHTIIAIGESQNRIEEQLGQAAPIFKKANDMAEAVRMARKGAKKGEVVLLSPACSSFDMFDDYEHRGRVFKDEVHKL
- the murG gene encoding undecaprenyldiphospho-muramoylpentapeptide beta-N-acetylglucosaminyltransferase, with the protein product MDKPRVLIAAGGTGGHVYPAIAIADALKAENPDTEILFVGTKNHMEWKAVPKAGYAIKNVWISGFHRRLTAKNLLFPLKLVTSILQSFGIISRFKPQVMVSCGGYVAGPAGWVAAQRRVSVVIQEQNSFPGVTNRMLAKYASKVYTAFSDAAKYFPGANIVESGNPTRNTLVTADRQVGLEAFDFESTKPVLMVMGGSGGAKTINEAVKENLEELKDIQVIWQCGSRYIDSLLDEVDLEKYSNVRLTAFIDNMPEAYAASDLVVSRAGASSCSELMITGKPSVLIPSPNVAGDHQTMNAKSMVDAGASELILDREAKAALPNLVNDLLRNQERLRAMNKAALSLAKPNAAELIAKDILELAKTSRN
- a CDS encoding FtsW/RodA/SpoVE family cell cycle protein, yielding MIYTSPHSNLSNILGTSPEDIDTRTQGSDRYLLMAIVALMMFGVLAVYSSIAYFAESKSTTAFSLVTEHLFKLGVSFIVMLIASKINYHTLAKFSRLGMVVSWVLLIAVLLFGVEQFGAKRWLNIGGFTFQPSTLATVALLVHICVLLSEKQDYIKDFGKSFLPIMFWIGVTCALIGVQDFSSAGLLFGICMIVMFIGRVNVMHLSTLVIMGVLGAVVLLGLSENRQNRIDEYVRQIKDIESAEILQGAGYQAQQAHIAIARGELLGVGIGKSTQRDFLPAPYNDFIFAIIAEEYGLLGAMSLILLFTLILFRGIAIIAKRAEDTLGSLLAVGCTLTLVLYGYVNAGVASGLLPVTGLPMPFVSYGGTNMLFAGLMVGILLNISKHYQGRREIYYG